From the genome of Vicia villosa cultivar HV-30 ecotype Madison, WI linkage group LG2, Vvil1.0, whole genome shotgun sequence, one region includes:
- the LOC131651693 gene encoding eukaryotic translation initiation factor 5A-5-like — translation MSDEEHHFESKADAGASKTYPQQAGTIRKNGHIVIKNRPCKVVEVSTSKTGKHGHAKCHFVAIDIFTGKKLEDIVPSSHNCDVPHVNRTDYQLIDISEDGFVSLLTESGGTKDDLKLPTDDSLLSQIKDGFNEGKDLIVSVMSAMGEEQICGLKDVGPK, via the exons ATGTCAGACGAGGAACACCACTTCGAGTCCAAAGCTGATGCTGGTGCATCCAAGACATATCCACAACAAGCTGGAACCATTCGCAAAAATGGTCACATTGTTATCAAAAACAGACCCTGCAAG GTAGTTGAAGTTTCAACTTCAAAAACTGGGAAGCATGGACATGCTAAGTGTCACTTTGTTGCTATTGATATCTTCACTGGGAAAAAGCTTGAGGATATTGTTCCTTCTTCTCATAACTGTGAT GTTCCTCATGTTAATCGTACCGATTACCAGCTCATTGATATCTCTGAGGATGGATTT GTGAGTCTGCTGACTGAGAGCGGTGGTACTAAGGATGACCTTAAGCTTCCGACCGATGATAGTCTGCTTTCGCAG ATCAAGGATGGATTCAACGAAGGTAAAGATCTGATTGTGTCTGTCATGTCGGCCATGGGTGAGGAGCAGATTTGCGGCCTTAAGGACGTTGGCCCTAAGTAA